From the Candidatus Poribacteria bacterium genome, the window NNNNNNNNNNNNNNNNNNNNNNNNNNNNNNNNNNNNNNNNNNNNNNNNNNNNNNNNNNNNNNNNNNNNNNNNNNNNNNNNNNNNNNNNNNNTCATCACTGGTGATTGCGTGGAGCCCTGACGGCAAATACATCGCCACCGGAGATCAAGATTCGACCGTACACTTCTGGATTATGTCTACCGGTGACGACTTGCAAATGTCTGGCTATCCGACGAAAGTGCGAGAACTCTCGTGGGATGCCACGAGTCGATACCTAGCTACGGGAGGCGGTCAGGAAGTTGTGGTGTGGGATTGTTCCGGTCGCGGACCGGCTAGTACCAGCCCCATTATGCTTTCCGGGCATCAGGATTTTCTCAGCGTTGTGTGTTTTCAACATCGCGGAAAACTGCTGGCTTCAGGCGGCGCCGACGGTCTGGTCTACGTCTGGCAATTGCGAGGCAGCTCCCGCTCTCTGGCGGTTCATGAAGTCGCTCTGACAGCGGGGGTCACAAGTCTCGTTTGGTCACCGAATGACCAGCATATTGCTGTTGGTGACGAGTCGGGTGGGGTGAGCGTTTTTTCGATAAGTTAAAGTTCAACATTCAAAGATTACTGATGTGAGTCGATCCACCCTTGTTCATTTCATTCGGTCGCGAGGTCTTCAACCGCTCAATTGATCTTTGCCACAGTTGGATTCGGATTCTCTCCAAGATTCCAGTTGATGGTGCAGGTGAAGGAAAAAGAACGGAATTTTTGCATTAAAGGTGCTATACTATGGTAGTTGATGCAGTGAAAAGAGACTCTTATACCCCAACTGCACCGAAAGGATATATCAATGAACTGCCTTGACTATGGACTCTCTTTTATCAATTCTGTCGGCAACGGAAACGCACCCCGCTTTTGGGTTGAATCCCGATGCCGCTTGATAGACGATACAGATGGAAGCTTCAACGACTATTACCAATGTGGTTCGTGTAAGAGTGAACACACCTTTGCGGAGAAAGATCTTTTCATCAATCCAAACTACGACTTCTTACCCGTTTTTAGTGAAGAGTACATCGCGGTATTCAGAAGACATGCCTACCGCAACGATAACTACGTTGAGTACAGACCAGCGAAGGATTATTGGGCGGGACCTCTGTTTGACCTGCAAGCGGCATCGCCAGTACAAGTCCTTGATAGCAACGCAGCGATTTTTGAGGCAACGCGAAAATCCTTGCCCATCGTAACACACACAGAGATATGGGATGCCGATACAAATCAGCGGGCAATTATCGAGTGTCCGGTTAAAACGATGAATATAGATGAAAAAGCGGACATCTACCAAGTCGATACAGGAATTGTCCTATTTCCAGACCTGTCAAAGCGATACGAGCCACAGATTGAGGGGTTCAGCCTCGCTTATGTCGCCTTCAATGCTCCGCACTTCGCTGACTTCGTTATCGAACGGCCCACCCCAATTATTGAAGATGGGGTAGAAGTTACTCAAGTCTATCACTATTCGGAAATTGTTAGCCTGGAAGCAAAGAATACCGTGTTCTGCATCGGTGAACTTTGACAGATACACCCCATCAGATAATTCCTAGCTTTTTTAGAAAATATTCGGTCGGAATGGTTAGATCAAGTTCCCTTATCTCATCAGGGGCGTACCACCCGATAATATCCGCTTCGTCGGATAGCGTCGCTGTATTCTGATCTACCGTCGCCCGGTATAATCGCCATTCGTGGAAATCCGCGCCGCGACGACACGGCTCTTCTAAGGTCTCCACAAATACCGGCTTGTCAGGCCGGATCTCAATTCCCGCTTCCTCTGCTATCTCGCGTGCAACGGCGGTTTCCGGCGTCTCATCGTCCAAGTCCCAATGCCCGGCAACGATTGTATAGTAGAATGGGAACAATCTTCGGTGAAATAAGAGAATCTTCCGCTCCCATTCGATGACTGCCCCAACAGAATAATGCAACAATTCACCGTCGGGTAAAATACGGTAACGCATTTGCGGATAGAGCATGATGAGGCGACTGTCATCAT encodes:
- a CDS encoding WD40 repeat domain-containing protein, whose product is SSLVIAWSPDGKYIATGDQDSTVHFWIMSTGDDLQMSGYPTKVRELSWDATSRYLATGGGQEVVVWDCSGRGPASTSPIMLSGHQDFLSVVCFQHRGKLLASGGADGLVYVWQLRGSSRSLAVHEVALTAGVTSLVWSPNDQHIAVGDESGGVSVFSIS
- a CDS encoding NUDIX domain-containing protein, which codes for MKVKGKISQDNRAHSYCPKCWSECIQPYASEGREYYRCERCGYDDSRLIMLYPQMRYRILPDGELLHYSVGAVIEWERKILLFHRRLFPFYYTIVAGHWDLDDETPETAVAREIAEEAGIEIRPDKPVFVETLEEPCRRGADFHEWRLYRATVDQNTATLSDEADIIGWYAPDEIRELDLTIPTEYFLKKLGII